CGTCTCCATCCCGACCATCCTGCGTACGCACACCGGCGGCGAGAAGTCCGTCGCAGCGGCGGGCAAGACCGTCCTCGAGGTGATAGACGACGTCGAGTCGCGCCACGCCGGGATCAAGGCGCGCCTGGTCAAGGAGGAGAAGCTGCACCGCTTCATCAACGTGTACGTCAACGACGAGGACGTACGCTTCGCCGGTGGTCTCGAGGCGGAGGTGAAGGACGGCGACACGCTCACCATCCTGCCCGCCGTGGCCGGCGGCGCGCGCTGAGCCGATGGCCCGTTACGAGTCGCTTCTCGACGCGCTCGGCGGCACCCCGCTCGTCGGGCTGCCGCGGCTGTCGCCGACGCACGACGTGCGGCTGTGGGCGAAGCTCGAGGACCGCAACCCGACCGGCTCGATCAAGGACCGCCCCGCGCTGGCCATGATCGAGGCGGCCGAAAAGGAAGGCCGGCTCCGGCGCGGGTCCACCATCCTGGAGCCGACCTCGGGCAACACCGGGATCTCGCTCGCCATGGCCGCCAAGCTCAAGGGCTACGGCCTGGTGTGCGTGATGCCGGAGAACACGTCTAGCGAACGCAAGCAGCTGTTGCAGGCGTACGGCGCGCGGATCGTGTTCTCGCCGGCCGCAGGCGGTTCGAACGAAGCGGTGCGGCGAGCCAAGGAGCTGTCCGAGCAGAACCCGGACTGGGTGATGCTCTACCAGTACGGCAACCCCGCCAACGCCGATGCGCACTACCGTGGCACCGGCCCGGAGCTGCTGAAGGACTTGCCGACGCTCACTCACTTCGTCGGCGGTCTCGGCACCACCGGCACGCTCGTGGGCGTGGGCCGGTACCTACATGAGGCGAAGCCGGACGTACAGATCATCGCGGCCGAGCCGCGGTACGGCGAACTCGTGTACGGGCTGCGAAACCTCGACGAAGGCTTCGTACCCGAGCTGTACGACCCCACCGTGCTGAACGGCCGCTACTCCGTCGGCGCGTACGACGCGCTTCGCCGCACGCGCGACCTGCTGGAGCACGAAGGCATCTTCGCCGGCATCTCGACCGGCGCGGTGCTGCACGCGGCACTCGCGGTAGCTGAGAAGGCCGCAGCGAAAGGCGAAAAAGCCGACGTTGCCTTCGTCGTCGCAGACGGGGGCTGGAAGTACCTCTCCACCGGCGCGTACGCAGGCTCGCTGGACGAAGCAGCCGAGCGCCTCGACGGCCAGCTCTGGGCCTGAGCGACAGCCCGTCGCGGCCGCTGATGGCCGTGACGGGCGCTTAAGCCGGGACCCACCCCAGGGATCAGGGATTTCACCCGAGGCGGGATACACCGGACGCGTCGTAACCTGGAGGCGTGAGCACATTGCCTCCCCTTCCGACGCCGCCCACGGGTGGTGGTGCGAATCAGGCCACGGATGTGGCGAAGCGAATCCTGCCGCCGAATCCGAAGGCCGCGGCGTTCGTTGCGCTTGGCTTCACTTTGGTGCTCTACCTGGTGGAGCTGGCCGATGTGATTCTGCCGGGGGATCTGGACCACGCCGGGATCGTGTCGCGGCAGGCCGGCGGGCTCGACGGCGTCCTCTGGGCGCCGCTGCTGCACGCCGGCTGGTCGCACCTGTTCTCCAACACGGTGCCGGTGCTGGTGTTCTCGTTCCTCGCGATGGCAGCGGGCATCGGCCGCTGGGTGGTGGTCACCGCGATCATCTGGCTGGTGTCCGGGCTCGGCGTATGGCTCGTGGGGCCGGCCGATACCTACACCGTCGGGGCTTCCGGGCTCGCCTTCGGCTGGCTGGCCTACCTGCTGGTGCGGGGATTGTTCCACCGCTCGATGCCCCAGATCCTGGTCGCCGTGGTGCTGCTCGGGGTGTGGAGCGGGATGCTGTGGGGTCTGTTGCCGGGCGATCCGGGCGTCTCCTGGCAGGGGCATTTGTTCGGCGCGCTCGCCGGGGTCCTGGCGGCGTGGCTGACTTCACGTGGGGAGCGGGGTAAAGCGACGAAGGCGCTTCCGGCGTCTCCCGGTAACCTCGGGGCGTGAGTTTCCCCGACGCGCCGATCGGTGTCTTCGATTCCGGCGTCGGTGGTCTCACCGTCGCGCGCTCGATCCTTGAGCTGCTGCCTGCCGAGAAGCTGCGCTACGTCGGTGACACCGCCCGCAACCCATACGGCCCGCTGCCCATTGCCACAGCACGCGCGTACGCGCTCGAAGCGCTCGACAGTCTCGTCGAGAGTGGCGTGAAAGCGTTGGTGATCGCGTGCAACACGGCTTCGGCAGCGTGCTTGCGTGACGCGCGCGAGCGCTACGACGTGCCAGTGGTGGAGGTCGTGTTGCCTGCCGCGCGGAGGGCTGCGGTGGCCACACACAGTGGGCGCGTAGGCGTGATCGGCACCGAGGGCACTGTGCGTTCGAGAGCGTATGACGACGCCTTCGCGGCAGCTCCGGACGTACAGCTCACCAGTGTGGCTTGCCCACGCTTCGTCGACTTCGTCGAGCGCGGCATCACGTCGGGGCGGCAGATCCTCGGGCTCGCGCAGGGATACCTGCAGCCGTTGCTCGAAGCCGAGGTCGACACGCTCGTACTCGGGTGTACGCACTATCCGCTGCTGTCCGGCGTGCTGCAGATCGTCATGGGCCAGGACGTCACCCTGGTTTCGAGTGCCGACGAGACCGCGAAGGATCTTTACCGTGTGCTCACCGAGCGCGAGCTGCTCGTGGAACGAGCCGGCGCGCCGCAACACGAGTTCGTCGCGACCGGTTCGCCGGAACCGTTCACCAGGCTGGCGCAGCGGTTCATGGGTTTCGCGCCCGGTGTGCTGGCCCCGGCCAGCGCGTGACGGCGGAGTTAGGGTGTCGGGGTGCGACTGACGATCCTCGGGTGCTCCGGCAGCGTCCCCGGGCCGAATGCCGCCGCGTCCGGGTACTTGCTGGAGGCGGAGGGTTTCCGGCTCGGGCTCGAACTCGGGAACGGGGCGTTCGCTCAGCTCCAGACCGTGCTCGATCCGTTCGAACTGGACGCGCTTCTCCTGTCGCACTTGCATTCCGACCATTGCGCAGACGTCAATGCGCTCACCGTGCTGCGGCGCTACCACCCGGCACCGCCGTACCCGGCCCGGCCGCGGCGGTTGCCGGTGTACGCGCCGCCGGACGCTCCGTCGCGTCTCGGGCATCTGTACGCGGCCGACCCTGCTGAACGAGCGTCCGTGGATCTGTCGGACGTGTACGAGTTCCATGCGCTGCGCGAAGAGACTGTGGTGATCGGGCCGTTCGACGTCACGGCAGTAGCGGTGTATCACCCGACGCCGGCGTTCGGCCTTCGCATCACGTACGGCGGCAGCATTCTTGCGTACACCGGTGATACCGGGAAGTGTCGCGTACTCGGCGAGCTGGCCGATGGCGTCGACGTACTGCTTTCTGAAGCGTCTTGGACGGATGGTGAGAACCGGCCCAAGGGCGTGCACCTTTCCGGTAAAGAAGCCGGTGAGCTGGCCAAGGAAGCCGGGGTCGGGCGGTTGCTGCTCACCCACATCGCGCCGTGGACCGACCGGCAGGCGGTGCTCGCCGAGGCGCGGGCGGTCTTTCCCGAAGCCGAGCTGGTGAGCCAGGGCGCGGTCTACGAGATCTGATCGCGGTTCTGCCGGGGGAAGGGCCTACAGTGCATCCCGTGGCGAGAAAAGACGGCAGGACCGACGACCAGCTCCGCGAGATCAAGATCACCCGTGGGTTCCAGAAGTGGCCGGCCGGTTCGGTGCTCATCGAGTTCGGCAACACCCGCGTGCTGTGCGCGGCCAGCGTCACCGAGGGCGTGCCGCGCTGGCGGGCCGGCTCCGGGCTGGGCTGGGTGACCGCGGAGTACGCGATGCTGCCCTCGGCGACCAACACCCGCAGCGACCGCGAGTCGGTGAAGGGCCGCATCGGCGGGCGTACGCACGAGATTTCCCGGCTCATCGGCCGTTCGCTGCGGGCCTGCATCGACCTGGCCGCCCTCGGCGAGAACACGATCGTGATCGACTGCGACGTGATCCAGGCCGACGGCGGCACCCGCACCGCGGCCGTGACCGGTGGCTACGTGGCGCTGGCCGACGCGATCACCTGGCTGGCCGCGGCGAACCGGCTGAACGACCCGAAGCCCCTGTCGGCTTCCGTGGCCGCCGTAAGCGTCGGCGTGGTCGATGGCCGTGTACGCCTGGACCTCCCGTACGAGGAGGACGCGCGCGCGGAGGTGGACATGAACGTGGTCGCCACCGATGCCGGCACCCTGATCGAGGTGCAGGGCACCGGCGAGGGCGCCACCTTCGCCCGGTCCACCTTGGACACCATGCTGGACCTGGCGCAGGCTGGCTGCGCGGAGCTGACCGTCAAGCAGAACGAGGCGCTCGCCCTGCCCTATCCCGGTGAACTGCCCGAACCCCGGCCGGACAAGAAGAAGGGTGCGAAATGACCCGGGTCCTGCTGGCCACCCGCAATCAGAAGAAACTCGGTGAACTGCGCCGGATCCTGGCCGCCGAGGGCGTCGCCGGAATCGAGATCGTCGGATTGGCCGACATTCCGGAATTCCCGGAGGCCCCGGAAACCGCCCCTGATTTCGAAGGCAATGCGGTGGCCAAGGCCAGGGACGCAGTGGCGGCCACCGGCCTGCCCGCCATTGCCGATGATTCCGGCCTGGCCGTCGATGCGTTGAACGGAATGCCCGGTGTCCTCTCCGCCCGCTGGTCCGGAAAACACGGAGACGACGAAGCGAACCTGGACCTGGTGCTGGCCCAGCTGACCGACACTCCCGCCGCCCGCCGCGGCGCCGCCTTCGTCTGCGCCGCCGCCCTGGTCACCCCCACCGGCAAGGAAACCGTCGTCCGAGCCGAATGGCGCGGCACCCTGACCACGGAGAAACGGGGCACCAACGGCTTCGGCTACGACCCCATCTTCACCCCCGACGGCAAGGACAAAACCTCGGCAGAACTCCACCCCGCCGAAAAGGACGAACAATCCCACCGAGGCAAAGCCCTACGCGCTTTACTCCCGGAAATAGCAAAACTGGCCATCGCATAACCCACACACAAGCGCGCCACCTCACACCGCCAGCGCACCCCGATCCGAAGCCTCCACACGGGCTGGAGCAGCTTGTCAAGGTACTCTTTCCCGTCTTGACAAGCTGCTCCAGCCCGTAGTCACAATCCCACTTCGGGGTGCCCGGTCCGCGGATCCGGCCTCCACGCCTCCCCGCTGAAGGCTGTGAAGGGCCCCTTCACAGCACCCACCGGAGTGGAGAAGGTGCGCCCCCGCGGCGGGTCAGGAGGCGAGCCCGAGATCCCGGATCAGCTTGGCGACGTGGCCGGTCGCGCGGACGTTGTAGAGCGCCTTGGCGATCTTGCCCTCCGCGTCGATGACGAAGGTCGAGCGGATCACGCCCTGCACGATGCGGCCGTAGTTCTTCTTCTCGCCGAACGCGCCCCACGCGGTGAGCACCTGCTTGTCCGGATCGGACAGCAGCGGGAAGGTCAGCCCCTCGGCCTCGACGAATTTGGCGAGCTTCTCCGGCTTGTCCGGGGAAATGCCGAGCACCTGGAAGCCGGCGTCGTTCAGCTCGGCGAGGCGGTCGCGGAAGTCGCAGGCCTGCTTCGTGCAGCCGGGCGTGCCCGCGGCCGGGTAGAAATACACCACCACGGACTCGCCGCGGAAGTCGCTCAGCGAGACGTCCTTGCCCGTGCTGTCGGGCAGGGTGAAGCCGGGGGCGGGGTCGCCGGGAGAAAGTCGCTCGGTCATGAGCGCAGCGTAATTCAGGCGGTGCCGCCGTAGGAGACCACGGCGGGTTCGCTCGCGCTCGGCCGCAGCCACAGCTCCAGCCGGGCAGCCTGCGCGGGCACCGCGAACGCGATGGTGAACTGGGCCGAGCGGCCGGGCAGCAGGTCCTTGCCCGCGTCCGTGATCCCGCCGAGGCCCTGGGTGGCGTCCACGACCTGCTTGGCCTGCTGCCCGCCGATGGCCGCGGTGATCGCCAGCCCGGAGAGGCGGTAGGTGTCCGAGCCGTCGTTGCGCACTTCGACGGCGAACGACGCGGCGCGCGGGCTGCGCGGGTAGGCCGCCGCGCTCGGCTGGAACGAGCCCGGCGCGGACACCGAGACGGTGATCCCGCTGGTGAACCGGTGCTCGGCGCCGAACTGCAGCTCGCCGGCGACCGGTGCGGTGGCGGGCTTGGCGGGCGCCCCGGCCGAGCCGCCGGAATCCGTGCCGAACGCGGCGGTGCTCTCCCGGACGTCGACCCCGCAGGCCGTCGCCAGGCACAGCAGGCAGGCGGACAGCAACAGCTTCGGGGTGCGCGGGGGCGCCATCGCGGTTTACTCCAGTCGGGGTGGGGCGGGGAGTCCGTTCGGATCAATCGCCGGACGAACCCGGTCCACTCTGACCGCACTCGCAGCTGCACGGGCGGGAAGACGCGGACCTGGTGTACAGCCGTGGCCGATCCGTGATCGAAGAAGCACTGGGCGTGACAGTCGTCACTGAAGTGCAACTCAGACGGCGAACGCGAACAACAGGATGAATACTGCGACGCCCCCGCCCCAGGCGACGATCAGCCAGCCGAAATCACGGACCGGGTCGACCGCCCGGCTCTCCTCACCCGGGACGTACACCCCGCGGTTCTCGAACCAATCCGCGCAGGTGCGCAGGAGGTGCAGGGGATTACGTGACGGCACGGGGCACCTCCCTGGTCTGGCTGCGGCCCCAGCCTACGGGCAGGGCCGATGAGCGCGCTCGCGACTGACCCGGGGAGGTGAAGACCGCGTGCCGATTGCTTCACGACCGTCGATCTGCGCTGGTCAGCGTCATGATCGCCAACTCGGGGCAAGTATTCCTTGACTTGAATATTCTCTGTGGTGAATACTACTTCCCATGGAACGGATCGCTGCCGCACTCGGGGATGCCGCCCGGTGGCGGCTGGTGGAGTTGCTCGCCGAGCGGCCCCGCACGGTCGGCGAGCTGGCCGAGCTGGCCGGCCTGCGGCAGCCGCAGGCGACGAAGCATCTGCAGACCCTTGCGCGGGCCGGGCTGGTCGCGGTTTTCCCGCTCGGCCAGCGGCGGGTCTACGCCGCCGAGGCCGGCCCGTTGGGGCAGCTCGCGCGACGGGTGCAGGAAATGGTGCAGGCCATCGCCGAACAGGAAGGGGACCGTGACGTCCTCGGCCGGTATCGGGCCGCCATCGAGGCGGAAACCGTTGCGGCAGCAGGAGATCGGTGGGCGGACGGACGTTCCTTCACGTTTCGGCGTTCGCTGGATGCGTCGCCGGAAGCCGTCTGGCAGCAGTGGATCGAGCCGGAGCGTCTGGCGCGCTGGTGGGCTCCTCCGTCGATGACGGTCGCCGAGTGCGTGCTCGAACCCCGGCCGGGTGGCCGGGCGGTGCTCGAATACCGCGACAGCGACGGGCGGTACCGCTCCGAAGGAACGGTCCACGCCGCGACGGAACCCGCTCAGCTCGCGTTCGAGCTGTCGGTGCTGGACGCGGCCGGCGTGGCCTTCTTCACCGGCCACTACGACATGACGCTGACCGCGGTGCCCGGCGGGACCCGGCTGCAGCTGGACCTGCGCATTACCGACCTCACCGTCGAGGCGGTGCCGTTCATCGCCGGGATCGAAACCGGCTGGGAACAAGTGCTCGACAATCTCGCCGCCGTTATCGGGGGCGCTCTGGGAAAGGAAGAGAAATGACCACGACCCGAAGAATCACCGCGAACCTGAGCCTCACCCTTGACGGCCGCTACCACGGTCCCGGCGGCCCCGCCGACCTGAGCGCGATCGTGCCGTATGCGGTCAGCGAAACCGGCCGCAACCACCTCACGCGCATCTGGCAGCAGGCGACCACGGCCCTGCTCGGCCGGGGCAACGCGGAGGGATTCGTCGGCTACTGGTCGGCCGTCGCGGACGACGAGACGGCCGATCCCCGTGATCGTGGATACGCGAAATGGCTGACCAGCGTGGAAAAAGTCGTCCTGTCGACCACCTGGACCGAGCCGCCGTGGGAACACACTCTCGTGCGGAACGCCCCCGCCGCCGACGTCGTTGCCGAGCTGAAGGCGGTGGGGGAGGGTGACATCCTGGTGAACAGCAGCGTCAGCGTGCTCAAACCGCTGCTCTCCGCGGATCTGGTCGACCGGCTGTACCTGATGATCTGCCCGGAAATCGCCGGCAGTGGCGCGCGATTGTTCGAGGACGGCCTGCCGGGCACCAGGTGGACGCTCGCCGACAAGGAAATCGGTGATCTGGGCGAACTCTCGCTGGTCTACGACCGCGTGCGCTGAGGGTCAGTTCCGGTAGCGGAACAGGATCCGTCCGCGGTCGAGGTCGTACGGGCTGATCTCCACGAGGACCCGGTCGAAGGGCAGGATCTTGATGTAATTCTTCCGGATCTTCCCGCTGATGTGCGCGAGTACGTGGTGCCCGTTCTCCAGTTTCACCCGGAAGGTGGCGTTGCGAAGGCATTCGGTGACCGTGCCCTCGACTTCGATTCCTCCGGATTTTCCGGCCATGGAGGGTTATTCAGGCAGCCGCATAGAAGTGCAGAGCGATTACCGTTGAGATGGTTTCCGCGAAGGTCTCAATGGGCCGTCGGTAGTCGGCGTGCAGGATCCTCCAGGTTTTGACGTTGGCGATGGTCTGCTCGATGACGTAGCGAATCTTGTTGATCTGGGTGTTGAATTCCTTCTCCCAGTCCAAGAGCTTGCGGTGCTTCGGCTTCTTGATCGGGGTGAGCATATAATTTCCCACGTATCCTTTGTCGCCCATCCAGTTGTCCGGATTCAGAGTCAGAAGCGCCCCGGATTCCTTCAGGCAGTACGTGTCGTGCCGGCGTCCTTCGATGGGATCGGAGATCCACGCGAGTCGTCCGTCAAGGGTGCAAGCGATCTGTACGTTCATGCCGGTCGTCTTGTGCTTGCCGGAGTACAGCTCCGGGCGATCGGCCCATGACCAGCACGGCAGCAGGGTTCCGTCCACGATGTACTGCGTCTGGTCGTCCAATTCGTCCGCCGTCGGCACGAACTTCCTGAGAACACGTTCTATCAGAGGCGTCATTCCGGTGATCGCACGACTGATTGTCGGTTGA
This Amycolatopsis sulphurea DNA region includes the following protein-coding sequences:
- the rph gene encoding ribonuclease PH, encoding MARKDGRTDDQLREIKITRGFQKWPAGSVLIEFGNTRVLCAASVTEGVPRWRAGSGLGWVTAEYAMLPSATNTRSDRESVKGRIGGRTHEISRLIGRSLRACIDLAALGENTIVIDCDVIQADGGTRTAAVTGGYVALADAITWLAAANRLNDPKPLSASVAAVSVGVVDGRVRLDLPYEEDARAEVDMNVVATDAGTLIEVQGTGEGATFARSTLDTMLDLAQAGCAELTVKQNEALALPYPGELPEPRPDKKKGAK
- a CDS encoding metalloregulator ArsR/SmtB family transcription factor, whose amino-acid sequence is MERIAAALGDAARWRLVELLAERPRTVGELAELAGLRQPQATKHLQTLARAGLVAVFPLGQRRVYAAEAGPLGQLARRVQEMVQAIAEQEGDRDVLGRYRAAIEAETVAAAGDRWADGRSFTFRRSLDASPEAVWQQWIEPERLARWWAPPSMTVAECVLEPRPGGRAVLEYRDSDGRYRSEGTVHAATEPAQLAFELSVLDAAGVAFFTGHYDMTLTAVPGGTRLQLDLRITDLTVEAVPFIAGIETGWEQVLDNLAAVIGGALGKEEK
- a CDS encoding transposase translates to MYHTTGLTIEQITDLCGLVDMDTTAEQRRWPPILGLFNSAVIALTYMRCNRVQAELAEAYEVSQPTISRAITGMTPLIERVLRKFVPTADELDDQTQYIVDGTLLPCWSWADRPELYSGKHKTTGMNVQIACTLDGRLAWISDPIEGRRHDTYCLKESGALLTLNPDNWMGDKGYVGNYMLTPIKKPKHRKLLDWEKEFNTQINKIRYVIEQTIANVKTWRILHADYRRPIETFAETISTVIALHFYAAA
- the bcp gene encoding thioredoxin-dependent thiol peroxidase — translated: MTERLSPGDPAPGFTLPDSTGKDVSLSDFRGESVVVYFYPAAGTPGCTKQACDFRDRLAELNDAGFQVLGISPDKPEKLAKFVEAEGLTFPLLSDPDKQVLTAWGAFGEKKNYGRIVQGVIRSTFVIDAEGKIAKALYNVRATGHVAKLIRDLGLAS
- a CDS encoding MBL fold metallo-hydrolase; this encodes MRLTILGCSGSVPGPNAAASGYLLEAEGFRLGLELGNGAFAQLQTVLDPFELDALLLSHLHSDHCADVNALTVLRRYHPAPPYPARPRRLPVYAPPDAPSRLGHLYAADPAERASVDLSDVYEFHALREETVVIGPFDVTAVAVYHPTPAFGLRITYGGSILAYTGDTGKCRVLGELADGVDVLLSEASWTDGENRPKGVHLSGKEAGELAKEAGVGRLLLTHIAPWTDRQAVLAEARAVFPEAELVSQGAVYEI
- the infA gene encoding translation initiation factor IF-1, producing MAGKSGGIEVEGTVTECLRNATFRVKLENGHHVLAHISGKIRKNYIKILPFDRVLVEISPYDLDRGRILFRYRN
- a CDS encoding PLP-dependent cysteine synthase family protein, translating into MARYESLLDALGGTPLVGLPRLSPTHDVRLWAKLEDRNPTGSIKDRPALAMIEAAEKEGRLRRGSTILEPTSGNTGISLAMAAKLKGYGLVCVMPENTSSERKQLLQAYGARIVFSPAAGGSNEAVRRAKELSEQNPDWVMLYQYGNPANADAHYRGTGPELLKDLPTLTHFVGGLGTTGTLVGVGRYLHEAKPDVQIIAAEPRYGELVYGLRNLDEGFVPELYDPTVLNGRYSVGAYDALRRTRDLLEHEGIFAGISTGAVLHAALAVAEKAAAKGEKADVAFVVADGGWKYLSTGAYAGSLDEAAERLDGQLWA
- a CDS encoding dihydrofolate reductase family protein, which translates into the protein MTTTRRITANLSLTLDGRYHGPGGPADLSAIVPYAVSETGRNHLTRIWQQATTALLGRGNAEGFVGYWSAVADDETADPRDRGYAKWLTSVEKVVLSTTWTEPPWEHTLVRNAPAADVVAELKAVGEGDILVNSSVSVLKPLLSADLVDRLYLMICPEIAGSGARLFEDGLPGTRWTLADKEIGDLGELSLVYDRVR
- the murI gene encoding glutamate racemase — translated: MSFPDAPIGVFDSGVGGLTVARSILELLPAEKLRYVGDTARNPYGPLPIATARAYALEALDSLVESGVKALVIACNTASAACLRDARERYDVPVVEVVLPAARRAAVATHSGRVGVIGTEGTVRSRAYDDAFAAAPDVQLTSVACPRFVDFVERGITSGRQILGLAQGYLQPLLEAEVDTLVLGCTHYPLLSGVLQIVMGQDVTLVSSADETAKDLYRVLTERELLVERAGAPQHEFVATGSPEPFTRLAQRFMGFAPGVLAPASA
- a CDS encoding MoaD/ThiS family protein, which encodes MAVTVSIPTILRTHTGGEKSVAAAGKTVLEVIDDVESRHAGIKARLVKEEKLHRFINVYVNDEDVRFAGGLEAEVKDGDTLTILPAVAGGAR
- a CDS encoding rhomboid family intramembrane serine protease → MSTLPPLPTPPTGGGANQATDVAKRILPPNPKAAAFVALGFTLVLYLVELADVILPGDLDHAGIVSRQAGGLDGVLWAPLLHAGWSHLFSNTVPVLVFSFLAMAAGIGRWVVVTAIIWLVSGLGVWLVGPADTYTVGASGLAFGWLAYLLVRGLFHRSMPQILVAVVLLGVWSGMLWGLLPGDPGVSWQGHLFGALAGVLAAWLTSRGERGKATKALPASPGNLGA
- the rdgB gene encoding RdgB/HAM1 family non-canonical purine NTP pyrophosphatase; this translates as MTRVLLATRNQKKLGELRRILAAEGVAGIEIVGLADIPEFPEAPETAPDFEGNAVAKARDAVAATGLPAIADDSGLAVDALNGMPGVLSARWSGKHGDDEANLDLVLAQLTDTPAARRGAAFVCAAALVTPTGKETVVRAEWRGTLTTEKRGTNGFGYDPIFTPDGKDKTSAELHPAEKDEQSHRGKALRALLPEIAKLAIA